The DNA region ACGAACGAAACGCTCGACGGACGGCGACCGCGCCCGTGAGTTGAAAGAGTTAATCGGAACCGGCCGAAAGAGGAACCCATGAGTGGCGACGGGTGGTTCGTCGACGGCGATTTCGAGGCGTCTCGAGCGCGGGTTCGGACCGGAACGGCCGCTGAATCGGCGGACTGGCCGACCGAGGCGGTGGAGTCGGGGTTCGCCGCCGATCGGTCCGCGTACTACGACGCGCTCCACGAGGCGACCGTCGAGGCGACGACGGCGGCCGTCAGGGAACGCGAACGGGCCGACGACCAGCAGCTGGTTCACGCGATCAGGGCGCTCGACGACTGTCGACGGACGGCGAACGAACTCGCCGAACGGCTCGCCGAATGGGCGGGGACGGTCGACCCCGACGCCGGGTCGGGAATCGAGTACGCGCGATCGCTGACCGAGAACGAAGAGTTAGGGAGAGAAGTGGGCGGCCCAATCCAGTCGCTGGCCGCCCGCGTCACCGACCTGGCCGACGAGGCCGACTCCCTCGAGGCGTACGTCGAGCGTCGGGCACCGACCGTCGCCCCGAACCTCTCGGCGCTCGCCGGGCCGCTGCTCGCCGCCCGGCTGCTCTCGCTAGCCGGCGGTCTCGAGACACTGGCGAAGAAGCCCTCCGGAACCGTACAGGTGCTCGGCGCCGAAGAGGCCCTGTTCGCCCACCTCCGCGGCCACGCCTCCTCGCCCAAACACGGGATCATCTTCACCCACGAGGCCGTTCGCGGGACCCGCCTCGAGGACCGCGGTTCGGCTGCT from Natronosalvus rutilus includes:
- a CDS encoding NOP5/NOP56 family protein, with protein sequence MSGDGWFVDGDFEASRARVRTGTAAESADWPTEAVESGFAADRSAYYDALHEATVEATTAAVRERERADDQQLVHAIRALDDCRRTANELAERLAEWAGTVDPDAGSGIEYARSLTENEELGREVGGPIQSLAARVTDLADEADSLEAYVERRAPTVAPNLSALAGPLLAARLLSLAGGLETLAKKPSGTVQVLGAEEALFAHLRGHASSPKHGIIFTHEAVRGTRLEDRGSAARALAGKLTIAARIDHYSGDYRPELEAELADRIETIQARAEGDGGGDDE